A portion of the Hoylesella buccalis ATCC 35310 genome contains these proteins:
- a CDS encoding rhomboid family intramembrane serine protease — MRSIPTVTKNLLIINVLAFAAMYVFRSQVDLNDILGLHFFLASDFRIYQLVTYMFMHATFEHIFFNMFALWMFGCVVERVWGPKKFLFYYLSCGIGAGLFQELAQYGSYMVEGLAAYDSVSFDGMRIAMGDFLNKWTTVGASGAVYALLLAFGMIFPEERIFIFPLPIPIKAKWFVIFYAGLSLVMALTTTGGNVAHFAHLGGMAFGFFMIRYWRRHPYGGSARSDGQQFFDNLREKWEEHAHKKADNTKHDAYDERKSDWDYNAQKQREQEEIDKILDKIRKSGYDSLTAEEKQKLFDSSNRR, encoded by the coding sequence ATGCGCAGTATACCCACAGTTACCAAGAACCTGCTTATCATTAATGTCTTGGCCTTTGCCGCCATGTACGTATTTAGATCACAGGTAGACTTGAATGATATTCTTGGACTTCACTTCTTTTTAGCTTCCGACTTCCGGATTTACCAATTAGTGACCTACATGTTCATGCATGCCACTTTCGAACACATCTTCTTCAACATGTTTGCTTTGTGGATGTTCGGCTGTGTGGTGGAACGCGTGTGGGGACCAAAGAAGTTTTTGTTTTATTACCTTTCGTGCGGTATCGGAGCTGGTTTGTTCCAAGAGCTGGCACAATACGGATCGTATATGGTCGAAGGACTTGCCGCTTACGACAGCGTGTCGTTCGACGGAATGCGCATCGCCATGGGTGACTTTCTCAACAAATGGACCACCGTAGGAGCTTCGGGAGCCGTGTACGCGCTGCTCTTAGCCTTCGGCATGATTTTCCCGGAAGAGAGAATCTTCATTTTCCCGCTGCCCATCCCCATCAAAGCCAAGTGGTTCGTGATTTTCTACGCAGGTCTTTCACTGGTCATGGCATTGACTACAACCGGCGGAAACGTGGCCCACTTCGCTCATCTCGGTGGCATGGCATTTGGATTTTTCATGATTCGCTATTGGAGACGTCATCCGTACGGTGGCTCTGCGCGGTCGGACGGGCAACAATTTTTTGACAACTTGCGGGAGAAGTGGGAAGAACACGCACACAAGAAGGCTGACAACACGAAGCACGATGCCTACGACGAGCGTAAAAGCGACTGGGATTATAACGCGCAGAAGCAGCGTGAGCAAGAGGAAATAGACAAGATACTTGATAAAATTCGCAAAAGCGGTTACGACAGCTTAACGGCAGAAGAGAAACAAAAACTCTTTGACAGCAGTAATCGGCGTTAA